The following coding sequences are from one Parambassis ranga unplaced genomic scaffold, fParRan2.1 scaffold_22_arrow_ctg1, whole genome shotgun sequence window:
- the LOC114430307 gene encoding piggyBac transposable element-derived protein 4-like, protein MYAAKNKAAGKKYKWADVEVKERYKFFGLLLYTSLVSLPNIQDYWRENTVTSVPFPATVMPRDRFRALLWNIHPSDPEDDQTNDKKKGTPAYDKLFRIKPLMDDILSACQAHYHPRKELAVDERMVATKAKTGMTQYMKDKPTKWGIKLFVLADSSNGYTINFNVYAGKTHTRMVHGLSYDAVMNLIRPSYLGTGYHVYMDNFYTSPQLFLDLASIKFGACGTYRENRKGCPAGRENALTRKSERGAVRWIREGPLLFVKWMDTREVSICSTVHPAVSGEVVKRRVKDKDGCWAVKNIPCPTPVIAYNKHMGGVDLSDQLIQYYSTHRRTAHWYRTLFLHLVDIATTNAYILHCEISASKQVKHMSHKDFQTELLSQLCGVDHAGIPCKRSTDHIPVAIAKVTDASMKATHGRRICQQCHLLDKRSLTPWKCKSCDVPLCLIVDRNCFEEWHK, encoded by the coding sequence ATGTATGCAGCAAAGAACAAAGCAGCGGGGAAGAAGTACAAATGGGCTGATGTTGAAGTCAAGGAGCGCTACAAGTTTTTTGGGCTGCTTTTATATACATCACTGGTGTCACTGCCAAACATCCAAGATTACTGGAGGGAGAATACAGTCACGTCAGTGCCATTCCCAGCTACTGTGATGCCTAGGGACAGATTCAGGGCTCTGCTTTGGAACATCCACCCCAGTGACCCAGAGGATGACCAAACAAATGACAAGAAGAAGGGAACACCAGCATATGACAAGTTGTTCAGAATCAAGCCTCTCATGGATGACATCCTCAGTGCCTGCCAGGCTCATTATCACCCAAGGAAAGAACTGGCTGTTGATGAGAGAATGGTGGCCACCAAGGCGAAAACGGGCATGACCCAGTATATGAAGGATAAACCCACAAAGTGGGGAATCAAGCTCTTTGTGTTGGCTGACTCAAGCAACGGCTACACAATAAATTTCAATGTTTATGcaggcaaaacacacacacgcatggtGCATGGGCTGTCATACGATGCGGTGATGAACCTGATCAGGCCATCATATCTTGGCACAGGTTACCATGTTTATATGGACAATTTTTATACAAGTCCCCAGTTGTTCCTAGACTTGGCCAGCATCAAATTTGGAGCCTGTGGAACatacagggaaaacagaaaaggaTGTCCAGCTGGTAGGGAAAATGCCCTCACCAGAAAATCAGAGAGGGGGGCAGTGAGATGGATCAGGGAAGGCCCCCTGCTCTTTGTGAAGTGGATGGACACCAGGGAGGTGTCCATATGCTCCACAGTCCATCCAGCAGTTTCTGGGGAGGTGGTCAAGAGGAGAGTGAAGGACAAAGATGGATGCTGGGCAGTGAAAAACATCCCCTGCCCCACACCAGTCATCGCATACAATAAGCACATGGGTGGGGTTGACCTATCTGACCAGCTGATCCAATATTATTCAACCCACCGCAGAACCGCACACTGGTACCGCACCCTGTTTTTGCACCTTGTAGACATTGCCACTACCAATGCCTACATTCTTCATTGTGAGATCAGTGCATCaaaacaggtgaagcacatGTCCCACAAGGATTTTCAAACTGAACTGTTGTCCCAGTTGTGTGGGGTAGACCACGCAGGCATTCCTTGCAAGAGGAGTACTGACCACATTCCTGTTGCCATTGCAAAGGTCACAGATGCCAGCATGAAAGCCACACATGGTCGCAGGATTTGCCAACAGTGCCACCTGTTGGACAAAAGAAGCCTCACTCCATGGAAGTGCAAGTCCTGTGATGTAcctctgtgtctcattgtgGACAGAAACTGCTTCGAGGAGtggcataaataa